In Thermomonas carbonis, a single genomic region encodes these proteins:
- a CDS encoding DUF6630 family protein — MTAHEYDPDDNFDQAFHAQAGVDDEDALEAVAWQFLLLVNPDDEDAALEQFAAFQRALDEAGERADPALLLRDAIDWKSGFHVGEDDAQGLMEALDELAARWRLRIEWQLDDDARETPDTSVLLHAAFVQLRERHFCLWTVETGEPTLAGWITRERDMEAMQLVASALGLPARPGSG; from the coding sequence ATGACCGCCCACGAATACGACCCCGACGACAACTTCGACCAGGCGTTCCATGCGCAGGCCGGCGTCGATGACGAAGATGCGCTGGAGGCCGTGGCCTGGCAGTTCCTGTTGCTGGTCAACCCGGATGACGAAGATGCTGCGCTGGAGCAGTTCGCTGCCTTCCAGCGCGCACTGGACGAGGCCGGCGAGCGCGCCGATCCCGCCCTGCTGCTGCGCGACGCGATCGACTGGAAATCCGGCTTCCACGTGGGCGAGGACGATGCGCAGGGGTTGATGGAGGCGCTGGACGAACTGGCCGCGCGCTGGCGCCTGCGGATCGAGTGGCAACTCGACGACGACGCGCGCGAAACACCCGACACATCCGTCTTGCTGCATGCCGCCTTCGTGCAGCTACGCGAACGCCACTTCTGCCTGTGGACGGTCGAAACCGGCGAACCCACTCTGGCCGGCTGGATCACCCGCGAGCGCGACATGGAGGCGATGCAACTGGTCGCGAGCGCACTGGGCCTGCCGGCGCGGCCGGGCTCGGGCTGA
- a CDS encoding YaeQ family protein, with protein MAPKATIHKAELQVTDLDRHYYASHALTLAQHPSETETRLLVRLIAFALHADERLEFGRGLSDEDEPALWRRDYTGAIEQWIELGQPDESRLRKASGRATQVVVVGYGGQAAEAWWKRNAAALGRLRNLTVIELDDAEVAAAAELLGRSMRLTAMIQDGELQLMDADRSVSLRPRLRMQDGVATPG; from the coding sequence ATGGCTCCCAAGGCCACCATCCACAAGGCCGAGTTGCAGGTCACCGACCTCGACCGCCACTACTACGCCAGCCACGCGCTCACGCTGGCCCAACACCCATCGGAAACCGAGACCCGCCTGTTGGTGCGGTTGATCGCCTTCGCGCTGCATGCCGACGAGCGCCTGGAGTTCGGCCGCGGGCTGAGCGACGAGGACGAGCCGGCGCTGTGGCGGCGCGATTACACCGGCGCGATCGAGCAATGGATCGAACTCGGGCAGCCGGACGAAAGCCGCCTGCGCAAGGCCAGTGGCCGCGCGACCCAGGTGGTCGTGGTCGGCTACGGCGGCCAGGCAGCCGAGGCCTGGTGGAAGCGCAATGCGGCGGCGCTGGGCCGTCTTCGCAACCTGACGGTGATCGAACTGGACGATGCCGAGGTCGCGGCGGCCGCCGAGTTGCTCGGTCGCAGCATGCGGCTCACCGCGATGATCCAGGACGGCGAGCTGCAACTGATGGATGCCGATCGCAGCGTGTCGCTGCGGCCGCGGCTGCGCATGCAGGACGGCGTGGCCACGCCGGGCTGA